From the genome of Schaalia dentiphila ATCC 17982, one region includes:
- a CDS encoding DMT family transporter: MRNALGSLVTVVAALCWGASGVSADYLMEHHGIELTLISFFRMFVSGILALVYVLARSCGVSARHRELVSSSRNWRDLVIYAIFGLAACQITYMGVIRASNAGTGTVLEYLGLILIVVWVCLTHRRWPRASEVIAIVLAVTGTFLLCTNGSLDSLVITPTALAWGAVAALTRATYTLLPARLIAAYGVDVVVAYGLLIAGACVGLVGRVWRFHITWTPDVVLAMFSTVVLGTAVASTAFLWGVDRIGPVKASLIGSLEPIAATAFSALVMGSSYTGIDIAGMALIVGAVVTISVVDLLRARRVTQ, encoded by the coding sequence ATGCGCAACGCCCTTGGGTCTCTCGTGACCGTCGTGGCCGCCCTGTGTTGGGGCGCCTCCGGCGTCTCCGCCGACTACCTCATGGAGCATCACGGCATCGAGCTGACCCTCATCAGTTTCTTCCGCATGTTCGTCTCGGGCATCCTCGCCCTCGTTTACGTTCTCGCGCGCTCGTGCGGGGTATCCGCTCGTCATCGAGAATTGGTGTCCTCATCTCGCAACTGGCGAGACCTTGTGATCTACGCGATATTTGGGCTCGCGGCCTGTCAGATCACCTACATGGGGGTGATTCGCGCCTCGAACGCGGGCACCGGCACCGTCCTTGAGTACCTGGGCCTCATCCTCATCGTCGTCTGGGTGTGTCTCACCCACAGGCGATGGCCGCGTGCCTCCGAGGTGATCGCCATCGTCCTCGCCGTGACCGGCACCTTCCTGCTGTGCACGAACGGGTCGCTGGACTCCCTCGTTATCACGCCCACCGCGCTCGCCTGGGGAGCCGTCGCTGCGCTCACGCGCGCGACATACACACTGCTGCCCGCTCGGCTTATTGCGGCCTATGGCGTGGACGTCGTCGTGGCATACGGCCTCCTGATCGCCGGTGCGTGCGTCGGCCTGGTCGGTCGAGTGTGGCGTTTCCACATCACCTGGACGCCCGACGTCGTGCTCGCTATGTTCAGCACCGTCGTCCTCGGCACCGCCGTCGCCTCCACCGCCTTCCTGTGGGGCGTGGACCGCATTGGGCCCGTCAAGGCCTCGCTCATCGGGAGCCTCGAGCCCATCGCCGCGACCGCCTTTTCCGCCCTCGTCATGGGAAGCTCCTACACGGGCATCGACATCGCCGGTATGGCCCTCATCGTCGGCGCCGTTGTGACCATTTCCGTTGTCGACCTCCTCCGGGCGCGCCGCGTCACACAATAG
- a CDS encoding universal stress protein — protein MSSTEVILVGVDGSTESLAAVKWAADRGARTGARIHCLCTYALASYSAAALDGGYAVLDDEALKAGAEQVVEEAKALARERGATHVSGSTEPGDPAGVLIDFSAEVDMIVVGSRGGGGFADRLLGTVSSALPAHSKCPVVVVPRHTSGKKFTPVERVVVGIDGTDQPSCALKRAIGEARLWDARLTAVSAVPIAVGPSVMTWTPTGVDHSALLAQVREGMDAAIAAALDGDDMHVSRHALDGSAASLLIEFSTAVDLVVVGTRGRGGLAGVLLGSTSQTVLGHSTCPIMIVPSAHLGDAGTAVHTEWERR, from the coding sequence ATGAGTTCTACCGAAGTCATTCTGGTCGGTGTCGATGGCTCGACGGAGAGCCTTGCCGCCGTCAAATGGGCCGCTGATCGCGGCGCGCGCACCGGAGCGCGTATCCATTGCCTGTGTACCTACGCGCTGGCCTCGTACTCTGCGGCCGCCCTGGACGGCGGATACGCCGTTCTCGACGATGAGGCCCTGAAGGCGGGCGCCGAACAGGTCGTCGAGGAGGCGAAGGCCCTGGCTCGCGAACGCGGAGCGACGCATGTCTCCGGTTCGACTGAGCCCGGAGACCCGGCGGGGGTGCTCATCGACTTCTCCGCTGAGGTGGACATGATCGTCGTCGGTTCCCGCGGCGGCGGCGGATTCGCCGATCGTCTCCTGGGGACGGTCTCCTCCGCTCTGCCCGCTCACTCGAAGTGCCCCGTCGTCGTCGTTCCCCGCCACACCTCGGGCAAGAAATTCACGCCCGTCGAGCGCGTCGTCGTCGGTATCGACGGCACCGATCAGCCCTCGTGCGCGCTCAAGCGCGCGATCGGCGAGGCCCGCCTGTGGGATGCGCGCCTGACCGCGGTGTCCGCCGTGCCGATCGCGGTGGGCCCGTCCGTCATGACGTGGACCCCCACGGGCGTCGATCACTCGGCCCTGCTCGCGCAGGTGCGCGAGGGAATGGACGCCGCGATCGCCGCCGCCCTGGACGGCGATGACATGCACGTCTCCCGCCACGCCCTCGACGGCTCAGCGGCATCGCTGCTCATCGAGTTCTCCACTGCGGTCGACCTGGTGGTCGTCGGCACCCGCGGGCGCGGAGGGCTGGCCGGTGTGCTCCTCGGTTCTACGTCGCAGACGGTGCTCGGTCACTCGACCTGCCCGATCATGATCGTTCCCTCCGCCCACCTCGGGGATGCGGGAACGGCCGTGCACACCGAATGGGAGCGCCGCTAA
- a CDS encoding C40 family peptidase, which produces MKTIKPAPRHRMARRPLTDSVVEGVNVSGAARPIAFASAAGVALTAIAAGVANAAPATPQSEPQSADLNTTTVAVDDVTTVEVPDIEWTAEEDVTASATAEAPASAPAAATPAADQSDSAASRSETRSDATSDTSARQASLNAAGGDIVSVALGLTGIPYVYGGETLGGLDCSGLVKYAYAAAGINLPHSSSAQTAGGTIVSDPQPGDIVSYPGHVAIYIGGGQMVEATVPGSLSRVSPVRAGATYVRY; this is translated from the coding sequence GTGAAGACTATTAAGCCTGCTCCGCGTCACCGCATGGCACGTCGCCCGCTGACCGATTCCGTGGTCGAGGGTGTGAACGTTTCCGGCGCCGCTCGTCCGATCGCTTTCGCGTCGGCCGCCGGTGTTGCGCTGACCGCGATTGCCGCCGGCGTTGCGAACGCCGCCCCGGCGACCCCCCAGTCTGAGCCGCAGAGCGCTGACCTCAACACGACGACCGTTGCCGTCGATGACGTGACCACCGTTGAGGTCCCGGACATTGAGTGGACCGCTGAAGAGGACGTCACCGCTTCTGCGACCGCTGAGGCCCCCGCGTCGGCCCCCGCCGCCGCGACCCCCGCCGCCGATCAGTCCGACTCGGCTGCTTCTCGCTCGGAGACCCGTTCCGACGCGACCTCCGATACCTCCGCCCGTCAGGCCAGCCTGAACGCGGCCGGCGGCGACATCGTCTCCGTAGCCCTCGGCCTGACCGGTATCCCCTACGTCTACGGTGGCGAGACCCTTGGTGGTCTTGACTGCTCCGGCCTGGTCAAGTACGCGTACGCGGCTGCTGGCATCAACCTGCCGCACTCCTCGTCCGCTCAGACCGCTGGTGGCACCATCGTGTCCGACCCGCAGCCCGGCGACATCGTGTCCTACCCCGGTCACGTCGCCATCTACATCGGCGGCGGTCAGATGGTTGAGGCCACGGTGCCCGGCAGTCTCTCCCGGGTTTCGCCGGTCCGCGCTGGCGCCACCTACGTGCGCTACTGA
- a CDS encoding metal-dependent transcriptional regulator, which translates to MADLIDTTEMYLKTILELEEDGVTPLRARIVDRLGHSGPTVSQTVARMERDGLLHVMGDRRLELTDTGRARATEVLRKHRLAERLLLDVIGMDWAQVHDEACRWEHVMSDAVEARLEELLSNTCVDPYGNPMPGCAPPEGAYSAELAVRSLEAGALTLARIGEPIQADAELLGSFDELGLRPGARVGLSAHGDVVRVAALDEAGEVRGYLTIPMALAAHLFVRDE; encoded by the coding sequence GTGGCAGACCTGATCGACACCACCGAGATGTACCTCAAGACCATCCTTGAGCTCGAGGAGGATGGGGTCACCCCCCTGCGTGCGCGCATCGTCGACCGCCTGGGGCACTCCGGCCCGACGGTCTCGCAGACGGTCGCGCGCATGGAGCGCGATGGGCTGCTGCATGTCATGGGCGATCGTCGCCTCGAGCTGACTGACACTGGCCGGGCGCGCGCCACCGAGGTGCTGCGTAAGCATCGCCTGGCCGAGCGTCTCCTCCTTGACGTGATTGGCATGGACTGGGCGCAGGTGCACGACGAGGCGTGCCGCTGGGAACACGTGATGAGCGACGCCGTCGAGGCACGCCTGGAGGAGCTGCTCAGCAATACGTGCGTGGACCCCTACGGCAACCCTATGCCTGGCTGTGCGCCGCCGGAGGGCGCCTATTCTGCCGAGCTGGCGGTGCGTTCGCTCGAGGCGGGGGCCCTCACGCTGGCGCGCATTGGCGAGCCGATTCAGGCGGACGCGGAGCTGCTTGGCTCCTTCGATGAGCTGGGCCTGCGTCCGGGTGCGCGAGTGGGCCTCTCTGCGCACGGTGACGTCGTGCGTGTCGCCGCTCTCGACGAGGCCGGCGAGGTTCGCGGTTACCTGACGATCCCGATGGCGCTGGCCGCGCACCTTTTCGTGCGGGATGAGTGA
- the serC gene encoding phosphoserine transaminase, with product MVAFPDIPQALVPADGRFGCGPSKVRTAQIEALSAPLLMGTSHRAAPVRDVVASLKDGLRTLLSVPSDYEVVLGNGGASAFWDAACACLISSRATFGSWGAFGAKFASEAAHAPHLTAPLIDEAAHGSLVTVSPRRASEGVDVYAYPHNETSTGVTSPVYRVEAPDALTLVDGTSIAGAAPVDLTQVDAYYFSLQKALGSDGGLWVAVLSPAAIERTHRVEESTDGRWVPQFLSLSAAIDNSRKDQTLNTPALATIVMAERQVRWLLERGGMDAVSAHCAQASSLIYDWAEANLAARPFVDNPAWRSPVTATIEINEAASVSELAAHLRARGIVDIGAYRGVGTNQLRIGTWPSVEVDDVEALLACIDYCLERVL from the coding sequence ATGGTGGCTTTCCCCGACATCCCCCAGGCCCTCGTCCCCGCTGACGGACGCTTCGGCTGCGGCCCCTCCAAGGTGCGCACCGCACAGATTGAGGCGCTCTCCGCCCCTCTCCTCATGGGCACCTCCCACCGCGCAGCCCCCGTGCGAGACGTGGTTGCCTCGCTGAAGGACGGGCTGCGCACCCTTCTGTCGGTCCCCAGCGACTACGAGGTCGTCCTGGGCAACGGCGGCGCCTCCGCATTCTGGGACGCAGCCTGCGCGTGCCTCATCTCTTCGCGCGCGACGTTCGGCTCCTGGGGCGCATTCGGCGCAAAGTTCGCCTCCGAGGCCGCCCACGCACCTCACCTCACTGCCCCCCTCATTGACGAGGCCGCACACGGATCTCTCGTCACCGTCTCCCCGCGCCGGGCTTCAGAGGGCGTCGACGTCTACGCCTACCCCCACAACGAGACCTCCACCGGCGTCACCTCCCCCGTCTACCGGGTCGAGGCGCCCGACGCGCTCACCCTCGTGGACGGCACGTCGATCGCGGGGGCTGCACCCGTCGACCTGACCCAGGTCGACGCCTACTATTTCTCCCTCCAAAAGGCCCTCGGGTCCGACGGCGGCCTATGGGTCGCGGTCCTCTCCCCCGCCGCCATCGAGCGCACCCACCGCGTCGAGGAGAGCACCGACGGGCGATGGGTCCCGCAGTTCCTCTCCCTGTCCGCAGCCATCGACAACTCGCGCAAGGACCAGACGCTCAACACTCCCGCGCTCGCAACGATCGTGATGGCGGAGCGCCAGGTCCGCTGGCTCCTCGAGCGCGGCGGGATGGACGCGGTGAGCGCCCACTGCGCCCAGGCCTCGTCCCTCATCTACGACTGGGCCGAAGCGAATCTGGCCGCACGCCCCTTCGTGGACAACCCGGCGTGGCGCTCCCCCGTGACCGCCACGATCGAGATCAACGAGGCCGCGAGCGTCTCCGAGCTGGCCGCGCACCTGCGCGCGCGGGGGATCGTCGACATCGGTGCCTACCGCGGCGTGGGCACCAACCAGCTGCGCATCGGCACGTGGCCGAGCGTGGAGGTCGACGACGTCGAGGCTCTCCTGGCGTGCATCGACTACTGCCTGGAGCGCGTGCTCTAA
- a CDS encoding MFS transporter, which produces MSATFASMRYVNYRYWFVASLIASTGVWLQRVAQDWYVLTVLTDHDASQVGLVTALQFLPIILFSAWAGVLADRIPGRRLLQCTQVGVGLVSLIIGIVVLTGTGELWHQYVLAFISGTISAVDTPARQAFVGELVPHEKMANAVALNATAFHTARLIGPASAGFFIDWWGIGPVFLIDAVMFMAPVIALALMRGDQLYPRTLVPRAPGQLRESVAYVHSRTDIRIILALIFVVSALGMNFQMTSALMATTVFGKAAGSFGILSTFMAVGSILGSTGAARRAPRLRIILIGAAFYGTAEILLALSPSYWWFALLSIPTGFGMLTMNTSASALVQTRTDPDKRGRVMALYSLVFLGATPIGSPLIGWVGTTFGARWSILVGGIASLGIALICGAWAMIHWKGRVVRRRSLPWVGIEADSSVDAPRRLVDPT; this is translated from the coding sequence ATGTCGGCAACGTTTGCATCCATGCGCTACGTGAACTACCGGTACTGGTTCGTCGCCTCCCTCATTGCGTCGACGGGCGTGTGGCTCCAGCGCGTCGCCCAGGATTGGTACGTCCTGACGGTCCTCACCGATCATGACGCGTCGCAGGTTGGCCTCGTGACGGCGCTTCAGTTCCTCCCCATCATCCTGTTCTCCGCGTGGGCGGGGGTCCTCGCGGATCGCATCCCGGGGCGCCGCCTCCTGCAGTGCACGCAGGTCGGCGTCGGCCTCGTGTCCCTCATCATCGGTATCGTCGTCCTGACGGGGACGGGTGAGCTCTGGCACCAGTACGTCCTCGCGTTCATCTCGGGGACGATCTCCGCCGTCGATACCCCGGCGCGTCAGGCCTTCGTGGGCGAGCTCGTGCCCCACGAGAAGATGGCGAACGCCGTTGCCCTGAACGCTACCGCCTTCCATACCGCCCGCCTGATTGGCCCGGCCTCTGCGGGCTTCTTCATCGACTGGTGGGGTATTGGTCCGGTCTTTCTGATCGATGCTGTCATGTTCATGGCCCCCGTCATCGCGCTAGCCCTCATGCGCGGAGACCAGCTCTATCCGCGCACCCTCGTGCCGCGCGCCCCGGGGCAGCTGCGCGAGTCCGTCGCGTACGTGCACAGCCGCACCGACATTCGCATCATCCTCGCGCTGATCTTCGTTGTGAGCGCGCTGGGTATGAACTTCCAGATGACGAGCGCCCTCATGGCGACGACGGTGTTCGGAAAGGCCGCCGGCTCTTTTGGCATCCTCTCAACGTTCATGGCGGTGGGGTCGATCCTCGGCTCCACGGGCGCCGCGCGCCGCGCTCCCCGCCTGCGCATCATCCTTATCGGCGCCGCCTTCTACGGGACCGCCGAGATTCTCCTGGCCCTGTCGCCCTCCTACTGGTGGTTCGCGCTCCTGTCGATCCCGACGGGTTTCGGCATGCTCACGATGAACACGAGCGCGAGCGCCCTCGTGCAGACGCGCACCGATCCCGACAAGCGCGGGCGCGTCATGGCCCTGTACTCCCTCGTGTTCCTCGGAGCGACGCCGATCGGGTCGCCGCTCATCGGATGGGTGGGCACGACGTTCGGCGCGCGCTGGTCCATCCTGGTCGGCGGCATCGCCTCCCTCGGCATCGCGCTTATCTGTGGAGCGTGGGCGATGATTCACTGGAAGGGGCGCGTCGTGCGCCGCCGCTCGTTGCCATGGGTGGGCATCGAGGCGGATTCCTCCGTGGACGCGCCGCGTCGTTTGGTCGACCCGACCTGA
- a CDS encoding NCS2 family permease, translating to MSTQEKTAPSHGGFAQSLDSFFQISKRGSTISHEIRGGIVTFFAMAYILVVNPAILGNAVPEDGSITTQGIAAGTALVAGIMTILMGVVANYPLALAAGLGLNAVVAFTLVLGAGLSYGEAMGIIAWEGILIFLLVLTGFREAVFRAVPAALKTAITVGLGLFVALIGLVNAGIVRTGATPVQFGISGSLDGWPAFVFVFGLFLMMILYVRKVKGAVLISIIASTILAVIVQAFTHIDRISDTNPTGWGQTVPELKGSPIAVPVFDTLGKVDLFGGFGKLGVVSVILLVFSLMLADFFDTMGTMVAVGAEGNLLDKDGNPPKTRQILIVDSLAAVAGGVGGVSSNTSYVESASGVAEGARTGLASVVTGILFLLSTFLAPLVELVPTEAASTALVFVGFLMMTQVTGIDWDSPEVAIPAFMTIAFMPFGYSVSVGIGVGFVTYAVIQLVKGKPAKVHPLMWLVAGLFIIYFLMGPIQRLLGVG from the coding sequence GTGAGCACACAAGAAAAGACCGCCCCGTCCCACGGCGGCTTCGCACAGTCACTTGATTCGTTCTTCCAGATTTCCAAGCGCGGCTCGACTATTAGTCACGAAATCCGCGGTGGAATTGTCACCTTCTTCGCGATGGCATACATCCTGGTCGTCAACCCGGCGATCCTGGGCAATGCCGTGCCCGAAGACGGCTCCATCACGACCCAGGGCATCGCAGCCGGCACCGCGCTCGTCGCGGGCATCATGACGATCCTCATGGGCGTTGTCGCGAACTACCCCCTGGCGCTCGCCGCAGGCCTCGGCCTCAACGCGGTCGTCGCCTTCACCCTGGTCCTCGGTGCCGGCCTCAGCTATGGCGAGGCCATGGGCATCATCGCCTGGGAAGGTATCCTCATCTTCCTGCTCGTCCTCACGGGCTTCCGCGAGGCCGTTTTCCGTGCGGTTCCCGCCGCCCTCAAGACCGCCATCACGGTGGGTCTGGGCCTCTTCGTGGCCCTCATCGGCCTCGTGAACGCGGGCATCGTGCGCACCGGCGCGACCCCCGTCCAGTTCGGCATCTCGGGCTCGCTCGACGGCTGGCCGGCCTTCGTCTTCGTGTTCGGCCTGTTCCTCATGATGATCCTCTACGTGCGCAAGGTGAAGGGCGCGGTGCTGATCTCGATCATTGCCTCCACGATCCTCGCAGTCATCGTTCAGGCCTTCACCCACATCGACCGCATCTCCGACACCAACCCGACCGGCTGGGGCCAGACCGTCCCCGAGCTCAAGGGCTCCCCGATCGCGGTTCCCGTGTTCGACACGCTCGGCAAGGTGGATCTCTTCGGCGGCTTCGGCAAGCTCGGCGTCGTCTCCGTGATCCTGCTGGTCTTCTCGCTCATGCTCGCGGACTTCTTCGACACGATGGGCACCATGGTGGCCGTCGGCGCCGAGGGTAACCTGCTGGACAAGGACGGCAACCCGCCCAAGACCCGCCAGATCCTGATCGTCGACTCCCTGGCCGCGGTGGCGGGCGGCGTCGGCGGCGTCTCCTCGAACACCTCTTACGTCGAGTCCGCCTCGGGTGTTGCCGAGGGTGCTCGTACCGGCCTGGCCTCCGTAGTCACCGGCATCCTGTTCCTGCTGTCGACCTTCCTGGCACCCCTCGTTGAGCTGGTTCCGACCGAGGCCGCTTCCACGGCCCTCGTGTTCGTCGGCTTCCTCATGATGACCCAGGTGACCGGCATCGACTGGGATTCGCCGGAGGTTGCGATCCCCGCCTTCATGACGATCGCCTTCATGCCCTTCGGTTACTCCGTGTCCGTCGGCATCGGCGTGGGCTTCGTGACCTATGCGGTCATCCAGCTCGTCAAGGGCAAGCCCGCCAAGGTGCACCCGCTCATGTGGCTGGTCGCCGGTCTCTTCATCATCTACTTCCTGATGGGCCCGATTCAGCGCCTCCTCGGCGTCGGCTGA
- a CDS encoding DUF3027 domain-containing protein has translation MPKTNARLRAVKKDAVLEAAVDVARAGAEAVAHPRPVGEHVGFEMVSERLATHYFASTDAGYVGWCWAVTVARVPRGRVATVCEVGMTPREGALLAPEWVPWEDRLRPSDISRDDVLPYKADDERLVQSFEDTSVDPDLPVVRELGLGRVRVLSPEGHSQAAKRWYESERGPKSGRRPRNTCSTCGFLVKMGGDMRTMFGVCANEWATDDGAVVSLDHTCGSHSETDVTKNGTAWPVRPSRVNEGALDAEPMPRASNEAKKDEAVVAEVTSSQAEAPTGEEQEG, from the coding sequence ATGCCTAAGACTAATGCCCGCCTGCGGGCAGTGAAGAAGGACGCCGTCCTCGAGGCCGCCGTCGACGTCGCGCGCGCCGGTGCCGAGGCCGTCGCGCACCCGCGTCCCGTCGGCGAGCACGTCGGATTCGAGATGGTGTCGGAGCGCCTGGCTACCCACTACTTCGCGTCGACCGACGCGGGTTACGTGGGCTGGTGCTGGGCTGTGACCGTCGCCCGCGTGCCGCGCGGACGCGTCGCCACCGTGTGTGAAGTCGGTATGACCCCCCGTGAGGGCGCGCTTCTGGCCCCCGAGTGGGTTCCGTGGGAGGATCGCCTGCGTCCCTCGGATATTTCTCGCGACGACGTCCTGCCCTACAAGGCGGACGATGAGCGTCTTGTGCAGAGCTTCGAGGACACGAGCGTGGACCCGGACCTGCCGGTCGTGCGAGAGCTCGGCTTAGGGAGGGTGCGTGTCCTCTCGCCGGAAGGGCACAGCCAGGCCGCGAAGCGCTGGTACGAGTCGGAGCGCGGCCCGAAGTCCGGGCGTCGCCCGCGTAACACGTGTTCGACGTGCGGCTTCCTCGTGAAGATGGGCGGCGACATGCGCACGATGTTTGGCGTGTGTGCAAACGAGTGGGCGACCGACGACGGCGCTGTGGTCTCACTGGACCACACGTGCGGCTCCCACTCGGAGACCGACGTGACCAAGAACGGCACCGCATGGCCCGTGCGTCCCTCGCGCGTGAACGAGGGGGCACTCGACGCCGAGCCGATGCCGCGCGCATCGAACGAGGCGAAGAAGGATGAGGCCGTGGTCGCCGAAGTGACGTCCTCCCAGGCCGAGGCCCCGACGGGTGAAGAACAGGAAGGCTGA
- a CDS encoding cold-shock protein: MPTGKVRFFDADRGFGFIAGDDGADVFLHSSALPADHANPRVGARVEYSVADGRKGPQALSVRFLKETASVARAKRRKPQAMVPVVEDLIKLLDSSSAALRRGSYPDNATKIAKVLRAVAEEFDA; the protein is encoded by the coding sequence ATGCCCACCGGTAAAGTGAGGTTCTTCGACGCAGATCGCGGTTTTGGCTTCATTGCGGGAGATGACGGAGCTGATGTCTTCCTCCACTCGTCCGCGCTGCCGGCCGACCACGCCAACCCGCGAGTGGGCGCTCGCGTGGAGTATTCGGTGGCCGACGGACGAAAGGGACCGCAGGCTCTGAGCGTGCGTTTCCTCAAGGAGACAGCTTCCGTTGCCCGAGCCAAGCGCCGCAAGCCGCAGGCGATGGTGCCCGTCGTCGAGGACCTGATTAAGCTCCTCGACTCCTCGAGCGCCGCGCTGCGCCGCGGTTCCTACCCGGACAACGCGACCAAGATCGCGAAGGTGCTGCGCGCCGTCGCAGAGGAATTTGATGCCTAA
- a CDS encoding PspA/IM30 family protein produces MAEKQTILGRIAQLAKANINALLDKAEDPQKMIDQLIRDYTNSIIEAENAIAQTLGNLRMAERDYEEDVKAAADWGQKAAAASAKADSLRTAGDETGADKWDNLAKVALGKQIQFENEIKTEEPALATQRDVAERLKNGLAQMKDKLSELKSRRDQLIAREKTAKAQAQVTEALGSINILDPTSELGRFEDRVRQQEALAQGKMELAASSLDAQFAELQTDSSQVEIEARLAALKGNNTQA; encoded by the coding sequence ATGGCCGAAAAGCAGACGATCCTGGGCCGTATCGCTCAGCTCGCCAAGGCGAACATCAACGCCCTCCTCGACAAAGCCGAGGATCCGCAGAAGATGATCGACCAGCTCATCCGCGACTACACCAACTCGATCATCGAGGCCGAGAACGCAATCGCTCAGACCCTGGGCAACCTGCGCATGGCCGAGCGTGACTACGAGGAAGACGTCAAGGCCGCTGCTGACTGGGGCCAGAAGGCCGCCGCCGCTTCCGCGAAGGCTGACTCCCTGCGCACCGCCGGCGACGAGACCGGAGCCGACAAGTGGGACAACCTGGCCAAGGTTGCCCTCGGCAAGCAGATCCAGTTCGAGAACGAGATCAAGACCGAGGAGCCCGCTCTCGCCACTCAGCGCGACGTCGCCGAGCGCCTCAAGAACGGCCTCGCTCAGATGAAGGACAAGCTCTCCGAGCTCAAGAGCCGCCGCGACCAGCTGATCGCCCGCGAGAAGACTGCCAAGGCTCAGGCCCAGGTGACGGAGGCCCTCGGCTCGATCAACATCCTGGACCCCACGAGCGAGCTCGGCCGCTTCGAGGACCGCGTGCGCCAGCAGGAGGCCCTCGCCCAGGGCAAGATGGAACTGGCAGCTTCCTCGCTGGACGCCCAGTTCGCTGAGCTCCAGACCGACTCCTCGCAGGTGGAGATCGAGGCTCGCCTGGCCGCCCTGAAGGGCAACAACACCCAGGCGTGA
- a CDS encoding NYN domain-containing protein — protein sequence MENPNNQTTYLVVDGENIDATLGLSVLDRRPNPEERPRWDRVLECAHGRWGQKAKGLFFLNGSSGFLPMGFVQALTAMDYSVIPLSGPADMKVVDVGLQRTMEAIAQLGSGDVILASHDADFLPQIETLLDQGRRVAVMCFKEFLSSQLHELEERGLEIIDLEYDVHAFQVRLPRLHIIDIDDFDPMSFL from the coding sequence ATGGAAAACCCTAATAATCAAACAACATATCTCGTTGTAGACGGCGAAAATATCGATGCCACGCTGGGCCTTTCTGTCCTTGATCGTCGCCCGAACCCCGAGGAGCGCCCCCGCTGGGACCGCGTTCTCGAGTGCGCGCATGGCCGATGGGGGCAGAAGGCCAAGGGCCTGTTCTTCCTGAACGGCTCCTCCGGCTTCCTGCCGATGGGCTTCGTCCAGGCGCTCACGGCCATGGACTACTCGGTCATCCCCCTGTCGGGTCCGGCCGACATGAAAGTCGTCGACGTCGGCCTCCAGCGCACCATGGAAGCGATCGCGCAGCTCGGCAGCGGCGATGTCATCCTGGCGAGCCACGACGCCGACTTCCTGCCCCAGATTGAGACTCTCCTCGACCAGGGCCGCCGCGTCGCGGTCATGTGCTTCAAGGAGTTCCTCTCTTCCCAGCTCCACGAGCTGGAGGAGCGAGGCCTGGAGATCATTGACCTCGAATACGATGTGCATGCCTTCCAGGTGCGCCTGCCCAGGCTCCACATCATCGACATCGACGACTTCGATCCGATGTCCTTCCTGTAA